The Sorangiineae bacterium MSr11954 DNA segment TGGCGTTCTGGCGAGGAGGCGACGTGACCGCCCTCGTCTGGACCTCCGCTTCCAAGCCAACCCTGCTCCTTTGGTCGAACGATGCCATGGAGGAACATGCAAAACGGGTTCAGGCCGCCCTCGATTCGAGCGCGGTGGCAACGAGCAAGGCGGCGCAGGCAATAGACACTGGAACGAAGTTCTAGCTCGAGGAGCACGAAGAGCATGACGCGTGGCTCCGCTTGATCCTTCGTCTTTCCGGAGTATCGTACGTCGCCTGTGCGAGCATCGTTTTCCCGCGGATCATGACTCGCCGTACATGTAGATGGCGCTGTCGCGCGATGCGGAACATTCCGCGACCTCCTTCCGATTCAGCGGCTCGTTGGATGTAGGGAATTCGAGCCGATAGAATCGAGGATCATCATGGGAAATCGTCTCTACGTAGGCAATCTACCCTTTCAGGCCGATGCCGCCTGGCTTCGCTCGACGTTCTCCGCATCGGGTGATGTTACGGACGTTCAGCTCGTGTCGGACCGGGAGACCGGACAGTCGCGCGGTTACGCATTCGTTACCATGAGCTCGGAGGCAGCGGCCTCGAAGGCCATCGCCAACATGAATGGCTCCGTCGTCAACGGACGAACGCTCAAGGTGAATACAGCGGACGCGCGTCCGAATCCTCGAGGAGGCGATCGAGCGCAAGATACGGACGCGAGCCGACGGAAAAGCCGCTAGTGTAGTGTAGAGTCAATGCACGCGTCATCGCGATAGCGCCCCGGCTTCGAAGAAGGCCGGCCTCCTCCTCGGGAGGAGAGGAGAGCCGGGGGCGCTCCGGAGATTCACTCGATCCGCGGTTGGAAAGCT contains these protein-coding regions:
- a CDS encoding RNA-binding protein; this encodes MGNRLYVGNLPFQADAAWLRSTFSASGDVTDVQLVSDRETGQSRGYAFVTMSSEAAASKAIANMNGSVVNGRTLKVNTADARPNPRGGDRAQDTDASRRKSR